A stretch of Nonomuraea africana DNA encodes these proteins:
- a CDS encoding AfsR/SARP family transcriptional regulator, producing the protein MRFHVLGTLEIHDGTQRIAPSAPKQRSVLALLLSSANEVTPTDVLMEELWEGRPPASAQTTLQTYVYQLRKLLSRGAATEEGPRLVTKHGGYLLTIGDGALDAVEFERLVDVARESLQAGEVERASGALRQALDLWHGPALADVVAGPRLEIYRTRLEELRVHAIKLKIEAQMRMGQHHELIGELKELTTVYTLDEWFHLQLMEALSRASRRHEALEVYHHLRYLLREELGLEPSSEMQELQQAVLASHPKNGRPRHGVVRAAGRP; encoded by the coding sequence ATGCGCTTCCATGTGCTGGGAACTCTGGAAATACACGACGGTACGCAGCGGATTGCGCCGAGCGCGCCCAAACAACGGAGCGTGCTCGCGCTCCTTCTTTCCTCCGCCAACGAGGTCACCCCCACGGACGTGCTGATGGAGGAGCTATGGGAGGGACGTCCGCCGGCGAGCGCGCAGACAACACTGCAGACCTACGTGTACCAGCTGCGAAAACTGCTCTCCCGCGGCGCCGCCACGGAAGAGGGCCCGCGGCTCGTCACCAAGCACGGCGGCTACCTGCTCACCATCGGCGACGGCGCCCTCGACGCCGTCGAGTTCGAGAGGCTCGTCGACGTCGCCCGCGAGAGCCTCCAGGCGGGCGAGGTCGAGCGCGCATCGGGTGCGCTCCGGCAGGCGCTCGACCTCTGGCACGGTCCCGCGCTCGCCGACGTGGTCGCCGGGCCCCGCCTGGAGATCTACCGGACCAGGCTGGAGGAGCTCCGTGTCCACGCGATCAAGCTCAAGATCGAGGCGCAGATGCGCATGGGCCAGCACCACGAGCTGATCGGCGAGCTGAAGGAGCTCACCACCGTCTACACGCTCGACGAGTGGTTCCACCTCCAGCTCATGGAGGCGCTCTCGCGTGCCAGCCGCCGCCACGAGGCACTGGAGGTCTACCACCACCTGCGCTACCTCCTTCGCGAGGAGCTCGGCCTGGAGCCCAGCTCCGAGATGCAGGAGCTCCAGCAGGCCGTCCTGGCCAGCCACCCCAAGAACGGACGGCCGAGGCACGGCGTCGTCCGCGCGGCCGGCCGGCCGTAG
- a CDS encoding AfsR/SARP family transcriptional regulator: MRRGNQLINVNAPKQRVILATLLLAANRVVLADELMERLWPDRFPRDARASLQTHLARLRRTLGDGRDGRRMIHTSPGGYLIEVATEHLDLLRYRSLLDQASRAETAGDLVAEAQLLQEALALWRGTALADIASDPLMRDEVPQLTEEWFRALHRRFDVELMLGNHAEIVADLRRLALRHPLRERLCGQLMIALFQGGQQVEALKAYASVAAVLRNEYGLDVGDELNRLHHAVLTGDLTLVTELGLHRSANEGHEGQARWATPRQLPVGIADFVGRADLMDRIEGALGQRQPRAMPIVTVTGPPGVGKTAMAVQLAHRVQDRFPDGQLFVRLGRTGERRRDPGEVLAELLEATGMSRSAIPVGQEQCAAMFRSRLADRRVLLVLDDVIDVEQVQPLLPGTPGCAVIITSRSMLSALAGTVPTRLTALTDTESVELLERLVGSRRIHLERKAVARIVAACGRLPLALRIAGARLGMQPLASLTAFADRLQDPRRRLNELKVGGLDVRHSLKQSYVALDPPARTAFRRLGLLPDAEVAPWTVTALTGEDDERLTDRLIEASLLEPVGLNAMDDPTYRLDPFSALYAAERAEEDDPPTTASALSRYVDTLLGFAVRAARQLPRAVGQLPPEPGSEAFLSARDTTRVEARPWKWLATERDRLFSAIMLCCRYGWHERAARLAEIVTMLAKHRDDLAALIRLSIAVRDAGWANGDQRLGWRAEHGRAMLLLRQGRVSESRTLLTRCVNALDRLEAWQELPHSLAMLAHVCAVQQTADEALKLAEQARALARSSVEPHAEILALGVTADIMLATGRGAEARHTLDRVLARSRELRETRFEAVTLNAIGWSRLQEGDLRSATRLADEARALAGVGDRYGRARPLHLLSAIALAQDRHVEAMRLAEDSRRAFARLGDAGGEAELTCLEGEIHLAAGRSGAAVDLLVPSLNRLNELGAFRAEARGARVLARAHVTLEDHQLWRHLSGRMDAMAALPMRVGGRSGAA; encoded by the coding sequence GTGCGGCGAGGGAATCAGCTGATCAACGTCAACGCCCCGAAACAGAGGGTCATTCTCGCGACGCTGCTCCTCGCCGCCAACCGGGTCGTCCTGGCCGACGAGCTCATGGAACGGCTCTGGCCGGACCGGTTCCCGCGCGACGCGCGGGCCTCGTTGCAGACCCATCTCGCCCGGCTGCGCCGTACGCTCGGTGACGGCCGCGACGGCCGGCGGATGATCCACACCAGCCCCGGCGGCTACCTCATCGAGGTCGCCACCGAACACCTCGACCTCCTGCGCTACCGCAGCCTGCTCGACCAGGCCTCCCGCGCCGAGACCGCCGGCGATCTTGTGGCGGAGGCGCAGCTGCTACAGGAGGCACTGGCGCTGTGGCGGGGAACCGCGCTGGCCGACATCGCGTCGGACCCGCTCATGCGCGACGAGGTGCCGCAGCTCACCGAGGAGTGGTTCAGGGCCCTGCACCGGCGCTTCGACGTCGAGCTCATGCTCGGCAACCACGCCGAGATCGTGGCCGACCTGCGCAGGCTCGCGCTCAGGCATCCGCTCCGCGAGCGGCTGTGCGGTCAGCTGATGATCGCGCTGTTCCAGGGCGGTCAGCAGGTCGAGGCGCTGAAGGCGTACGCCTCGGTCGCCGCCGTCCTGCGGAACGAGTACGGGCTGGACGTCGGGGACGAGCTGAACCGCCTGCACCACGCCGTGCTGACCGGGGACCTCACGCTGGTGACCGAGCTCGGCCTGCACAGGAGCGCCAACGAGGGGCACGAGGGGCAGGCCCGCTGGGCGACGCCCCGCCAGTTGCCGGTCGGGATCGCCGACTTCGTGGGGCGGGCCGACCTCATGGACCGGATCGAGGGCGCTCTCGGGCAGCGGCAGCCCAGGGCGATGCCGATCGTCACCGTGACAGGACCGCCCGGCGTGGGGAAGACCGCCATGGCCGTCCAGCTCGCGCACCGCGTGCAGGATCGCTTTCCGGACGGTCAGCTGTTCGTCCGGCTGGGCAGGACAGGCGAGCGGCGGCGCGACCCGGGTGAGGTGCTGGCCGAGCTGCTGGAGGCCACGGGGATGAGCCGCTCGGCCATCCCGGTCGGCCAGGAGCAGTGCGCGGCCATGTTCCGTTCCCGGCTGGCCGACCGGCGGGTGCTGCTCGTCCTGGACGACGTGATCGACGTCGAGCAGGTGCAGCCCCTCCTTCCCGGCACCCCCGGGTGCGCGGTGATCATCACCAGCCGATCCATGCTCTCCGCGCTCGCCGGGACCGTTCCCACGCGCCTGACCGCCCTCACGGACACGGAGTCGGTGGAGCTGCTCGAGCGGCTGGTCGGGAGCAGGCGGATCCACCTGGAGAGAAAGGCCGTGGCGCGGATCGTCGCCGCCTGCGGACGGCTGCCGCTGGCGCTGCGGATCGCGGGGGCGCGGCTGGGCATGCAACCGCTGGCCAGTCTCACCGCGTTCGCCGACCGGCTCCAGGACCCGCGGCGCCGCCTGAACGAGTTGAAGGTCGGCGGCCTCGATGTCCGCCACAGCCTGAAGCAGAGCTACGTCGCGCTCGACCCGCCCGCCCGCACCGCGTTCCGCCGGCTCGGCCTGCTGCCGGACGCCGAGGTGGCGCCGTGGACGGTGACCGCGCTCACCGGCGAGGACGACGAACGGCTGACGGACCGGCTCATCGAGGCCAGCCTCCTGGAACCGGTCGGCCTCAACGCGATGGACGACCCGACCTACCGGCTGGATCCCTTCTCCGCCCTGTACGCGGCCGAGCGCGCCGAGGAGGACGACCCGCCGACCACCGCGTCGGCGCTGAGCCGCTACGTCGACACGCTGCTCGGCTTCGCCGTACGGGCCGCGCGGCAGCTGCCCCGCGCCGTCGGCCAACTGCCGCCCGAGCCCGGCTCCGAGGCGTTCCTCTCCGCGCGCGACACGACCCGCGTGGAGGCCAGGCCGTGGAAGTGGCTCGCGACCGAGCGCGACCGGCTGTTCTCCGCGATCATGCTGTGCTGCCGGTACGGCTGGCACGAGCGCGCGGCGCGGCTGGCCGAGATCGTCACCATGCTCGCCAAGCACAGGGACGACCTGGCGGCGCTGATCCGGCTGTCCATCGCGGTGCGCGACGCCGGCTGGGCCAACGGCGACCAGCGGCTCGGCTGGCGGGCCGAGCACGGCCGCGCCATGCTCCTGCTCAGGCAGGGCAGGGTGAGCGAGTCGCGGACGCTGCTCACCCGGTGCGTGAACGCCCTCGACCGGCTCGAAGCCTGGCAGGAGCTCCCGCACAGCCTGGCCATGCTGGCCCACGTATGCGCGGTGCAGCAGACGGCGGACGAGGCGCTGAAGCTGGCCGAGCAGGCCCGCGCCCTCGCCCGCTCGTCCGTGGAACCACACGCCGAGATCCTCGCCCTCGGGGTCACCGCCGACATCATGCTCGCCACCGGACGTGGAGCGGAGGCGAGGCACACCCTCGACAGGGTGCTGGCACGCTCGCGAGAGCTGCGCGAGACCCGCTTCGAGGCGGTGACGCTGAACGCGATCGGCTGGAGCCGCCTGCAGGAGGGCGACCTGCGGTCGGCGACGCGGCTGGCCGACGAGGCCAGGGCGCTGGCCGGGGTCGGCGACCGGTACGGCAGGGCGCGCCCCCTGCACCTGCTCAGCGCGATCGCTCTGGCACAGGATCGCCACGTGGAGGCGATGCGTCTCGCCGAGGACAGCCGGCGCGCCTTCGCCCGGCTCGGAGACGCCGGCGGGGAGGCCGAACTCACCTGCTTGGAGGGAGAGATCCATCTCGCGGCCGGACGCTCCGGCGCCGCCGTCGACCTGCTCGTGCCGAGCCTGAACCGGCTCAACGAGCTGGGCGCCTTCCGCGCCGAGGCGCGCGGGGCGCGGGTCCTCGCCAGGGCGCACGTCACGCTCGAGGACCACCAGCTGTGGCGGCACCTGTCCGGCCGGATGGACGCCATGGCGGCGCTGCCGATGCGGGTCGGCGGGCGCAGCGGCGCGGCCTGA
- a CDS encoding acetyl-CoA carboxylase biotin carboxylase subunit — MTAPERTPAGAPISSVLIANRGEIALRIARACSELDIRTVMVHSTADRDSPALRLADQLVQIGPAAAKRSYLYPPAILEAALSAGVDAVHPGYGFLSEDADFAEMCEAEGLTFIGPPPSVIAALGDKAQARKLAAGAGLPVLPGSPGTLSHGQVAKEVADEIGYPVIIKAVAGGGGRGMAVVRDPRDFARAFAETRVSAQAVFGDGRVYVEKYVDTARHVEVQVLADGHGSVVSLGVRDCSVQRRRQKLIEESPAPGLSPELTTRLGAAAVACARAAGYRGAGTFEFLVDAEGGFFFIEANCRIQVEHPVTEMVTGIDLVREQLLIAAGRPLSFGQEDVVPRGVSIECRVNTEDPARGFLPTPGLIDEFVPPGGPFTRVDTHGANGVLVSADYDSLLAKVIVWAPDRDQAIARMSRALREFRISGRGICTTIGFLQDVLDDPLFRDAKHNTSLADAMISVRP; from the coding sequence ATGACCGCGCCCGAGCGCACGCCCGCGGGCGCCCCGATCTCGTCGGTTCTCATCGCCAACCGGGGTGAGATCGCGCTGCGGATCGCCCGCGCCTGCAGTGAGCTGGACATCCGCACGGTCATGGTGCACTCGACGGCCGACCGCGACTCACCCGCGCTGCGTCTCGCCGACCAGCTGGTGCAGATCGGGCCGGCCGCCGCGAAGCGGAGCTACCTCTACCCGCCGGCGATCCTCGAGGCCGCGCTGAGCGCCGGGGTGGACGCCGTCCATCCCGGCTACGGCTTCCTGTCAGAGGACGCCGACTTCGCCGAGATGTGCGAGGCGGAGGGGCTGACCTTCATCGGCCCGCCGCCGTCGGTCATCGCCGCCCTGGGGGACAAGGCGCAGGCGCGCAAGCTCGCCGCCGGGGCGGGGCTGCCCGTCCTGCCGGGAAGCCCTGGCACCCTCTCCCACGGGCAGGTGGCCAAGGAGGTCGCCGACGAGATCGGCTATCCCGTCATCATCAAGGCGGTGGCGGGCGGCGGCGGCCGCGGCATGGCGGTGGTCCGCGATCCGCGCGACTTCGCGCGGGCCTTCGCCGAGACCAGGGTGAGCGCCCAGGCCGTGTTCGGCGACGGTCGGGTCTACGTCGAGAAGTACGTCGACACCGCGCGGCACGTCGAGGTCCAGGTGCTGGCCGATGGCCATGGCAGCGTCGTCAGCCTCGGGGTGCGCGACTGCTCCGTGCAGCGACGCAGGCAGAAGCTGATCGAGGAGTCACCGGCGCCCGGGCTCTCGCCCGAGCTCACCACGCGCCTCGGGGCGGCCGCCGTGGCGTGCGCCCGCGCCGCGGGCTATCGGGGGGCCGGCACGTTCGAGTTCCTCGTGGACGCCGAGGGCGGTTTCTTCTTCATCGAGGCCAACTGCCGCATCCAGGTGGAACATCCGGTGACGGAGATGGTCACCGGCATCGACCTGGTCAGGGAGCAGCTCCTGATCGCCGCCGGCCGGCCGCTCTCCTTCGGCCAGGAGGACGTCGTGCCGCGCGGCGTGTCCATCGAGTGCAGGGTGAACACCGAGGACCCCGCGCGTGGCTTCCTTCCGACGCCGGGGCTGATCGACGAATTCGTGCCGCCCGGCGGGCCGTTCACCAGGGTCGACACGCATGGCGCCAACGGTGTCCTGGTGAGCGCCGACTACGATTCCCTGCTCGCGAAGGTCATCGTCTGGGCACCCGATCGTGATCAGGCGATCGCCCGGATGAGCCGCGCGCTGCGCGAGTTCCGCATCTCGGGCCGGGGGATATGCACCACGATCGGGTTCTTGCAAGACGTGCTGGACGATCCGCTGTTCCGCGACGCGAAGCACAACACGTCGCTGGCGGACGCGATGATCTCCGTCCGGCCGTGA
- a CDS encoding class I SAM-dependent methyltransferase gives MNKKTISRESLLGMMQAYKTTSLLRTGVSMGVFDCLAEGPVDAETAAGRLGSHPRGMRILLNALAAVGLVEERAGRFGLPAGAEQLLVSKNPGYLGDMVKVMASDWEWDALKRLDEAVRHGGTVMKVHAETPGYEYWEDFAAHAVVVARPTAEVAAEALKPWAEGRPQLDVLDVACGHGMYGLTLAQRNPQARVWALDWPNVLPLTEQHAERMGVLDRLHRLPGDMFEVPLGGPYDVVLVTNVLHHFSEERAGELLNRLAPAVKPDGKIVLVGFTLGDESPAEDPAPHLFSILMLTWTFEGEVHSIPTYDRMLAAAGFTSGRRYDVPGLAFRVLIADKLP, from the coding sequence ATGAACAAGAAAACGATCAGCCGCGAATCGCTGCTCGGCATGATGCAGGCGTACAAGACGACGAGCCTGCTGCGGACAGGCGTGTCGATGGGCGTGTTCGACTGCCTTGCGGAGGGGCCGGTGGACGCCGAGACGGCGGCGGGCCGGCTCGGCAGTCACCCCCGCGGCATGCGCATCCTGCTGAACGCCCTCGCCGCGGTGGGCCTCGTGGAGGAGCGGGCGGGCCGGTTCGGGCTGCCCGCGGGGGCGGAGCAGCTCCTCGTGAGCAAGAATCCCGGCTACCTCGGGGACATGGTCAAGGTCATGGCCAGTGACTGGGAGTGGGACGCGCTCAAGAGGCTGGACGAGGCCGTACGCCACGGCGGGACGGTCATGAAGGTGCACGCCGAGACCCCCGGATACGAGTACTGGGAGGACTTCGCGGCCCACGCGGTGGTGGTGGCCCGCCCCACGGCCGAGGTGGCCGCCGAGGCGCTGAAGCCGTGGGCGGAGGGGAGGCCGCAGCTGGACGTGCTGGACGTGGCGTGCGGCCACGGGATGTACGGGCTCACCCTGGCGCAGCGCAATCCGCAGGCGCGGGTCTGGGCGCTCGACTGGCCCAACGTGCTCCCGCTGACCGAGCAGCACGCCGAGCGGATGGGCGTCCTCGACCGGCTGCACCGGCTGCCCGGCGACATGTTCGAGGTGCCTCTCGGCGGCCCCTACGACGTCGTGCTCGTCACCAACGTCCTCCACCACTTCTCCGAGGAACGCGCGGGCGAGCTGCTCAACCGGCTGGCACCCGCGGTCAAGCCGGACGGCAAGATCGTGCTGGTGGGCTTCACGCTGGGAGACGAGAGCCCGGCGGAGGACCCGGCCCCGCACCTGTTCTCGATCCTCATGCTGACCTGGACGTTCGAGGGCGAGGTGCACTCGATCCCCACCTACGATCGCATGCTGGCCGCGGCGGGCTTCACCAGCGGCCGCCGGTACGATGTCCCCGGGCTGGCCTTCAGGGTCCTGATCGCCGACAAGCTCCCCTGA
- a CDS encoding MFS transporter, whose protein sequence is MATKASSATTSHEYAPRRWLALFIALTAVFMDQLDVTIVNVALPYIQADLDAGYSLGQWVLAGYALAYALFLVTGGRLGDIMGRKRIFLVGTAGFTVASALAGLSQSGEMMVGARLFQGLFAALMVPQVLSVIQAMFPPHERIKAMGLLGVAIPAAALTGPFVGALLTAGPGWRWIFWVNLPIGLLTLVGTARVMPETRSDRPLRIDVPGMLLLGLASIMLMYPLVQGREMGWPTWTIASMAASVPVFVLFYRYQRRREHASPLVPPALFRNRSFVAGSVLLTLVFSGIMSYVLVLVWGFQVAHGWSPLDMALAGLGWTVGLGATANVAVKFGPRIGRTLIGTGLGVMGVGISLLIVVIRQYGSATTTWHVFACLVVAGLGTGLMVPILVDLILAGVPVRDAGAGSGVANATIQLGGAVGVAIIGVLFFGLAGAGPPDRATWVEAAWQSLFFNAAVFFAAILLVPFLPRRTRAGEPAAAERAVPGTP, encoded by the coding sequence ATGGCGACGAAGGCATCATCCGCGACCACATCCCATGAGTACGCCCCTCGCAGGTGGCTCGCGCTGTTCATCGCCCTCACGGCCGTCTTCATGGACCAGCTCGACGTGACGATCGTCAACGTCGCGCTGCCGTACATCCAGGCCGACCTGGACGCGGGCTACTCCCTCGGCCAGTGGGTCCTCGCCGGCTACGCCCTCGCCTACGCGCTGTTCCTCGTCACCGGAGGACGGCTCGGAGACATCATGGGACGCAAGCGGATCTTCCTCGTCGGCACCGCCGGTTTCACCGTGGCCTCGGCGCTGGCCGGCCTGTCGCAGAGCGGCGAGATGATGGTCGGTGCCCGGCTGTTCCAGGGGTTGTTCGCCGCGCTCATGGTGCCCCAGGTGCTGTCGGTGATCCAGGCGATGTTCCCGCCGCACGAGCGCATCAAGGCGATGGGACTGCTCGGCGTCGCCATCCCGGCCGCCGCCCTCACCGGTCCCTTCGTCGGCGCCCTGCTCACGGCGGGCCCCGGCTGGCGCTGGATCTTCTGGGTGAACCTCCCGATCGGCCTGCTCACCCTGGTGGGCACCGCGCGGGTGATGCCCGAGACCCGGTCGGACCGCCCGCTCCGGATCGACGTCCCCGGCATGCTCCTGCTGGGACTCGCGTCGATCATGCTCATGTACCCCCTGGTGCAGGGGCGCGAGATGGGCTGGCCCACCTGGACCATCGCGTCGATGGCCGCCTCGGTGCCGGTGTTCGTCCTCTTCTACCGCTACCAGCGGCGGCGCGAGCACGCCTCGCCGCTCGTGCCTCCCGCGCTGTTTCGCAACCGGTCCTTCGTGGCCGGGTCCGTCCTGCTCACGTTGGTCTTCTCCGGCATCATGTCCTACGTTCTCGTGCTGGTGTGGGGCTTCCAGGTCGCGCACGGCTGGAGCCCGCTGGACATGGCGCTGGCCGGGCTGGGCTGGACGGTCGGCCTCGGCGCCACCGCGAACGTGGCCGTCAAGTTCGGTCCGCGCATCGGCCGCACGCTCATCGGGACCGGCCTCGGCGTCATGGGCGTGGGGATCTCCCTCCTGATCGTCGTCATCAGGCAGTACGGCTCGGCCACCACCACCTGGCACGTCTTCGCGTGCCTGGTCGTGGCCGGCCTGGGCACCGGCCTGATGGTGCCGATCCTGGTGGACCTGATCCTCGCCGGGGTCCCGGTCCGTGATGCGGGCGCCGGATCAGGGGTGGCGAACGCGACGATCCAGCTGGGCGGGGCCGTCGGGGTCGCGATCATCGGCGTGCTGTTCTTCGGGCTCGCGGGCGCCGGTCCGCCGGACCGCGCGACCTGGGTCGAGGCGGCCTGGCAGTCCCTGTTCTTCAACGCCGCGGTGTTCTTCGCCGCGATCCTGCTGGTGCCGTTCCTGCCCCGGCGCACCCGGGCCGGGGAGCCTGCGGCTGCCGAGCGGGCCGTCCCCGGCACGCCATGA
- a CDS encoding DedA family protein codes for MCVETSLFVGLFVPGDAVVLLAGSAADSPARFALLVVATTAGCLAGETLGYLLGRRFGPSIRSSRVGRRIGAGKWLRAEDFLRRRGGPAIFGSRFVTVIHALVPVVAGTVAMPYRRFIGWAAPAAVLWSCLYVGAGSALGASYREFGSGLGAWGTLIPPAIAATVVTIRHLWRRRRGALPATEAVSRSEAEPVVRPGVEPVVRPGAAGKAD; via the coding sequence ATGTGCGTGGAGACCTCGCTGTTCGTCGGCCTGTTCGTGCCGGGCGACGCGGTGGTCCTGCTGGCCGGATCGGCGGCCGACTCGCCCGCCCGCTTCGCCCTCCTCGTGGTGGCCACCACCGCCGGGTGCCTGGCGGGGGAGACGCTCGGGTACCTGCTGGGGCGCCGGTTCGGTCCCTCGATCCGGTCGAGCAGGGTCGGCAGGCGGATCGGCGCGGGCAAGTGGCTGAGGGCCGAGGACTTCCTGCGCCGCCGCGGCGGCCCGGCGATCTTCGGGTCCCGGTTCGTCACCGTGATCCACGCCCTCGTTCCCGTCGTGGCCGGTACGGTCGCCATGCCGTACCGGCGGTTCATCGGCTGGGCCGCTCCCGCGGCGGTGCTGTGGTCGTGCCTCTACGTGGGTGCGGGGAGCGCGCTGGGCGCCTCCTACCGCGAGTTCGGCTCCGGGCTCGGGGCGTGGGGGACGCTGATCCCGCCGGCGATCGCGGCCACCGTGGTGACGATCAGGCACCTGTGGCGCCGCCGGCGGGGTGCCCTGCCCGCCACCGAGGCGGTCTCCCGGTCCGAGGCGGAGCCGGTCGTCCGGCCCGGGGTGGAGCCGGTCGTCCGGCCCGGGGCCGCGGGGAAGGCGGACTAG
- a CDS encoding peptide MFS transporter, with protein sequence MTAPSGTPQPSAQPRWFTTLFLTDMWERFSFFGMQAILILFAVAPVSQGGLGLPHPTAVALYGAYVGLLFALSMPGGWLGDRVLGEQRATLYGGVVIALGHYMMLLPTRPTAYLGLVLIAVGTGLLKPNMLALLGRFYGPDESSKREAALVIFYIGIQISALLAPLVTGFLGERVNWHIGFGAAGVGMTFGVIQYALGLRRFGDTGRRPAHPASAGELRTVTMRVGVAAAVVGGLLVADLLLGAFTITHVIAGIGLVTLVAPFVYFSVLTRRARLSRAERQRLSAFRWVLLAAALFWMFVIQAGSTLSLFAQQHTAREVGGFLIPASWFQSAIPLFILVTAPVFAWVWLRGGSRTGVAAKISLGHGLVGVGFVVMSLAAAAAANGSQVSPLWLLFVLFTLACGEVVLGPAALSSAVDLAPTAFAGRTMALYWMFAAVGGGLGSLLGRLISGEPRPVYYLGLAVLALATAAGFAFARRRLSAAMAPSAAEHGTAAAPVAKGIPSA encoded by the coding sequence ATGACCGCGCCTTCCGGCACTCCGCAGCCCTCCGCTCAGCCGCGCTGGTTCACCACGCTGTTCCTGACCGACATGTGGGAGCGGTTCAGCTTCTTCGGCATGCAGGCCATCCTGATCCTGTTCGCCGTGGCCCCCGTCAGCCAGGGCGGGCTGGGCCTGCCGCATCCCACCGCGGTCGCGCTGTACGGCGCGTACGTCGGGCTGCTGTTCGCGCTGTCCATGCCGGGCGGCTGGCTCGGCGACCGCGTCCTGGGCGAGCAGCGCGCGACGCTCTACGGCGGCGTCGTCATCGCGCTCGGCCACTACATGATGCTCCTGCCGACGCGGCCCACCGCCTATCTCGGGCTGGTGCTGATCGCCGTCGGCACCGGGCTGCTCAAGCCGAACATGCTCGCGCTGCTCGGCCGCTTCTACGGTCCTGACGAGAGCAGCAAGCGGGAGGCCGCGCTCGTCATCTTCTACATCGGCATCCAGATCAGCGCGCTCCTCGCGCCGCTGGTCACCGGATTCCTCGGCGAGCGGGTGAACTGGCACATCGGCTTCGGCGCCGCCGGTGTCGGCATGACGTTCGGGGTGATCCAGTACGCCCTGGGCCTGCGGCGGTTCGGCGACACCGGCCGCCGGCCCGCGCATCCGGCGAGCGCCGGGGAGCTGCGCACCGTGACGATGAGGGTCGGCGTCGCCGCGGCCGTCGTCGGCGGGCTCCTCGTCGCCGACCTCCTGCTGGGCGCCTTCACGATCACCCATGTGATCGCGGGGATCGGCCTGGTCACCCTGGTCGCCCCGTTCGTGTACTTCTCGGTGCTGACCAGGCGGGCCAGGCTCAGCCGCGCCGAGCGGCAGCGGCTGTCGGCGTTCCGCTGGGTGCTGCTCGCCGCGGCGCTGTTCTGGATGTTCGTGATCCAGGCGGGCTCGACGCTCAGCCTGTTCGCCCAGCAGCACACGGCGCGAGAGGTGGGCGGCTTCCTGATCCCCGCGAGCTGGTTCCAGTCGGCGATCCCGCTGTTCATCCTCGTCACCGCGCCCGTCTTCGCGTGGGTGTGGCTGCGTGGCGGCAGCCGTACGGGCGTGGCCGCCAAGATCAGCCTCGGGCACGGGCTCGTGGGCGTGGGCTTCGTCGTGATGAGCCTGGCGGCGGCGGCCGCCGCGAACGGGAGCCAGGTGTCTCCGCTCTGGCTGCTGTTCGTCCTGTTCACGCTGGCCTGTGGCGAGGTGGTCCTCGGTCCCGCGGCGCTGAGCTCGGCCGTGGACCTGGCCCCCACGGCGTTCGCCGGCCGGACGATGGCCCTCTACTGGATGTTCGCGGCGGTCGGCGGAGGGCTCGGCAGCCTGCTGGGACGGCTCATCTCGGGTGAGCCGCGGCCGGTGTACTACCTCGGGCTCGCCGTGCTCGCCCTGGCCACCGCCGCCGGGTTCGCTTTCGCCCGCCGACGGCTGTCGGCGGCCATGGCGCCGTCCGCGGCGGAGCACGGGACCGCGGCGGCCCCCGTCGCCAAGGGGATCCCGAGCGCCTGA
- a CDS encoding TcmI family type II polyketide cyclase → MERILVVARMRPSAETEVARLFAESDRTELPELGGAVSRSLFSFHGLYFQLMEVRENAQHTMGQIRQHPEFLRLSENLSRFIDPYDPQTWRSPRDAMAREFYRWEAGVGVVPRPAS, encoded by the coding sequence ATGGAACGAATCCTGGTCGTCGCACGAATGCGGCCGTCCGCGGAGACGGAGGTCGCCCGGTTGTTCGCCGAATCGGACCGCACCGAACTGCCCGAGCTCGGCGGGGCCGTCAGCCGCAGCCTGTTCTCCTTTCACGGCCTGTACTTCCAGCTCATGGAGGTGCGCGAGAACGCGCAGCACACGATGGGCCAGATCCGTCAGCATCCGGAGTTCCTGCGCCTGAGCGAGAACCTGTCGCGGTTCATCGATCCGTACGACCCCCAGACCTGGCGCTCGCCGAGGGACGCCATGGCGCGGGAGTTCTACCGGTGGGAGGCCGGAGTGGGAGTGGTCCCCCGGCCCGCTTCGTGA